The genomic DNA GATCCACGCCGCCCCCTGGGATAACAACGGCCGCTCTGACAAGGGATCGCCTGGCTGTAAGCGCAGCCGGCCCGCTTTACCGTGTCGGGCGAACGCGCTATAGGCCGCAGTGATATCGGCCAACCGCGCCCCTGCCCCGCCCAGGATCAGCGATAAATTCGGCTGTGCGCCAGCAGGTAAAATCAGCGGCAAACCTGCATTACTCAACATCGCAGCAAAACGTTTTGGTCCGTATGCCTCGAGCACCTGCACGGCGGGCAGATTAAGAGAGCGTACCAGCGCTTCACTCATACTCACCGGCCCATGGAATCCACTGTCGAAATTACCCGGGCGATAATCCCCCGTTTTTCTTGGAACATCCTGGAGCAGCGATGCCGGGTGGATCAAACCGTCGTCCAGCGCCATACCGTAGATAAAGGGCTTGAGCACCGATCCCGGCGATCGGATCGCATTCACCATATCCACATGGCTAAACCGGGTGTCATCGTTAATGTCGACCGATCCCACCCAGCCACGCACTTTCATATCCGTGTGATCGACGACGATCATTGCCAGCGAACTGCGTGCTGGCAGGCGGGATTTCCAGTTCATCGCCAGTTCTTCAAGCTGCCGCTGCAGGGACGCATCTAAGGTAGTCACAATTTTAGTATCGCGACTTTTGCTGAGCATCATGCGCGAAAAGAGCGGTGCCAGCTGCGGCATTTGCCGGGGCGCCAGCCATACCGCTTCTTCACGGGACTCCTTAACCTGGCTTGCCGACCAGACGCCCTGCGTCACCATCCGGTCGAGCACTTTGTTGCGTGCCGCTTCTGCACGTTCCGGCCAGCGGTCAGGACGCAACCGGCTTGGCGCCTGCGGCAATACGGCGAGCAGCGCCGCTTCGGAATAGCTGAGCTGCGAAGGTGGTTTGCCGAGGTAGGTCCAGCTTGCCGCACCAATCCCCTGCAGCGTACCGCCAAACGGGGCGCGGTTAAGATAAAGCGTGAGGATGTCGCGCTTAGAGAGGTGCCACTCAAGCTGCATGGCTCGCCAGAGCTGACGAATTTTGCCACCAAAAGTGCGCGGATGCGGATCCAGCAGGCGCGCCACCTGCATAGTGAGCGTGCTGCCGCCTGAGACAACCCTCCCGGAGGTAAGATCCTGCCAGGCGGCGCGCAGCACAGAGAACGGATTCACGCCTGGATGGTCCCAGAACCAGCGATCTTCATACTGGATCAAGGCTTCAAGATAGCGGGGAGAAACCTCTTCGAGAGTGACCGGATAGCGCCAGATCCCTTCGCTGTCGGCAAAACGCCAGAGCGGTGTGCCCTTTTCGTCCACCACCACCCGTGCGGGGTTGACCTCTTTCAGAGGCAACGGCCACAGGCGATCAGCGGCCAGAATCAGCCCCCATAAAACGAGAAGCGCTCCCGCCAGCCACAGCCAGCGGGAGCGTATCAGACGTACAAGCCGCATATTACGGTACAACAATCAGCGGGCCACTGGCCGCACCTGTTGCCCGCCACTGCGGAACATACATGGACTCTACCATCGGGACCGGCACCTCATAGGTTCCCGGCGTCACGGCGCGCGCCAGATAAACCAGCGTGACCGGCTGCCCTTCGTTAACCGGCACCGCCGCCACAAAGCGATCGTCGCGGAATTCCATATGCTGAATATCCGCCTGCTGCATCTGACTGAGCAGGTTCTGCACTTCGCTGCCGCTGTCCTGCAGGCTGGCGCTGCTGCTCGCCAGGTTCTGGTTTTCCAGTTCCAGCCCCGCCGGGAGGAGATCGACAACCAGCGCATCCGGCACGTTCTGGCTGGCCTTCACTTCAAGCCATACCAGCACCAGCTCGCCGCTCTTCAGTGATGTGAGCGACTTTGTACTGCCGTCGGTTGCCAGAATATGGCGTTCAATCTGCAGCACGTTAGACGATGGCTGAGGTGCAGATGCCGGATAACCGGTGCTATCAAGGCGTACCCACAGCGGTGTGCTACCGGTATTGGTCACCTGCAGCGCGCCAAGCTGGTCGCCGTTCACGTTCTGTACCAGTGCTTTATCACCGCCTGATGCGGTATCCGCCAGAGACGTTTGGGCCTGCCATGTGCCGGACAAAGTTTGCAGCGAGCGTCCGGCCAGGAACAGGGCGTTACTCTCCTGTGTCGAGAGCCAGCGCTGGCTGAAAGCTTGTTCCGACAAGGCGTTCAGCAGCGTATTTTGCGCATCCGGCAGAAGCTTGTACTCCTCAAGCAGAGAAAGCATCAGCGCATTATCACGAAGCGCACTGCCATAATCGGCCATCCAGTTCTTGCTGTCGTTACGCGGCGTTTTGATGGCCAGACCCAGCGCCTGCTGGCTGCGCGGTGCGTCACCCATCAATTTAAGCGCCATCCCCAACTGCATCAGCGGCAGCCCGGAAGCGGCCTGTCCGTGACGTTCCCAGATTTCACGCAACGCACCAAGCGGGGCTTTTTGCTGGCGAGCCAGCACCAGCGCGGCATAGGCCTGCACCGCAAATTTACTGGCCTGGGTATCATCGCTGTAGCGGATGGACATCATGCCCGGGTCCTGCAGGTAACGCAGCAAGCGGCTGTTGGCGTTGTTAACCGCCTCAGCAGGCACGCTGTAGCCCTGCTCGCCTGCACGAACCAGGAAGTCAGTGACATAGGCGGTGAGCCAGTACTCCTCCGGACCGTTTTTATCCCAAAGCGCGAAACCTCCGTCATCACGCTGCATCTGCAGCAGACGGGAGATTCCGATATCAATGGCCGCACGGCGCTTGTCATCCGTATCCCCTTTGATGCCAAGCGCGGTCAACTGCGCCGCGTTGGTGTAGAGCGACGGGAACAGACCACTGGTGGTTTGCTCCAGACAGCCATACGGGTATGCCTGCAGCTCACGAATATAGCGCGCCAGATTCAGAGGCGGTTTCCCGCTCAGCAGCAATTGTCCCTGTAGCGTGGCAGGAGAGAAGCCATTAAGGTGCTGCGCCGGTGCACTCCACGACTCACCAGGATTCAGCATGGCACCGGTGTTAACGGTCTGCGCCGGGAATGCCGGACGAACGCCGATTTTCCAGCTCTTCTGTTGTGCAGCGAAAGTCTCGCCCGGCAGCTGCAGGCCGGTCACCTGAGCGGTCACTTCACCATCACCGTAGCCATCCAGCGCACGTACCGGGATAAACAGGGTGCTGCGCGCGCCCGGAGGTAACTTCACGGGCTGCGGCTGTGCGCCCTCAAGCGACAGCTTGCCGGTAGCGGTAAAGGCAACGTTCAGCGTTTGCGGCTGGTCCGTCAGGTTGGTCACATCCAGCGTCAGGCGTGAGGTATCGCCACTTGCCAGGAAGCGCGGCGTGTTCAGTTCGGTAATGATTGGGGCGGCGACAATCACTTTACCTT from Enterobacter ludwigii includes the following:
- the pbpC gene encoding peptidoglycan glycosyltransferase PbpC (penicillin-binding protein 1C) translates to MRLVRLIRSRWLWLAGALLVLWGLILAADRLWPLPLKEVNPARVVVDEKGTPLWRFADSEGIWRYPVTLEEVSPRYLEALIQYEDRWFWDHPGVNPFSVLRAAWQDLTSGRVVSGGSTLTMQVARLLDPHPRTFGGKIRQLWRAMQLEWHLSKRDILTLYLNRAPFGGTLQGIGAASWTYLGKPPSQLSYSEAALLAVLPQAPSRLRPDRWPERAEAARNKVLDRMVTQGVWSASQVKESREEAVWLAPRQMPQLAPLFSRMMLSKSRDTKIVTTLDASLQRQLEELAMNWKSRLPARSSLAMIVVDHTDMKVRGWVGSVDINDDTRFSHVDMVNAIRSPGSVLKPFIYGMALDDGLIHPASLLQDVPRKTGDYRPGNFDSGFHGPVSMSEALVRSLNLPAVQVLEAYGPKRFAAMLSNAGLPLILPAGAQPNLSLILGGAGARLADITAAYSAFARHGKAGRLRLQPGDPLSERPLLSQGAAWIIRRILANEAQPLPDNALPQVVPLAWKTGTSYGYRDAWAVGLNARYVIGIWTGRPDGTPVAGQFGFASAVPLLNQVNNVLQSGSTLDQARLPRDPRPDGVGRGVICWPGGQSLPEGSENCRRRLATWLLDGSEPPTLLLPEQEGIRGIRFPVWLDKESKRVAADCPDATEKVLDVWPLPLEPWLPAAERRSARIPSPSATCPPLSQDSPAPLMLTGVREGAVIKRLPGESRVSLPLQATGNSGERWWFLNGEPLAVKSRVYTLQLDKSGDYQVLVMDEAGQVATVNFTLQ